Proteins from a genomic interval of Hornefia porci:
- a CDS encoding glycerate kinase: protein MKIIIAPDSFKGSLCAADAAGIIARAAAEVWPDAEILTLPLADGGEGTVDCILSATGARRIHARLHDPLGRRITADYGIRGNTAVMEMAAASGLMRVSPHDRDILRSNTYGTGEMLQDAVLRDCRNIFIGIGGSATNDGGMGMAAALGVRFLDSHRQVLPPFPSNFRKIAFLDKTACDELLKNVTVTVLCDVTSPLLGPDGATMVFSAQKNASPAEQLLLEEGLTHYADIVERYTETGLHEIPGSGAAGGLGFGLLAFCHAEIRSGIDAVLDLLEFDRRLAGADLVVTGEGRIDGQTAGGKACQGVARRCRAAGVPCVAVCGDRTPDADLLLSRGLTEIVTLRGSRSIEDAIKNAAPLLRETATDVFRRAEQNRLAGLTLFPTISDPAEQ from the coding sequence ATGAAAATCATTATCGCGCCGGACTCATTCAAAGGATCGCTGTGTGCCGCTGACGCCGCCGGCATCATCGCGCGCGCCGCAGCCGAGGTCTGGCCTGACGCGGAAATTCTGACCCTCCCGCTGGCGGACGGCGGAGAGGGCACGGTGGACTGTATTCTGTCCGCCACAGGGGCGCGCCGGATCCACGCGCGTCTCCACGATCCTCTCGGACGCAGAATCACAGCGGATTACGGAATACGCGGGAATACTGCTGTGATGGAAATGGCCGCGGCCTCCGGTCTGATGCGGGTATCTCCGCATGACCGCGACATCCTCCGCTCCAACACATACGGAACCGGTGAAATGCTGCAGGACGCAGTGCTGCGAGACTGCCGTAACATTTTCATCGGGATCGGCGGAAGCGCTACAAATGACGGCGGCATGGGCATGGCTGCGGCTCTCGGAGTGCGCTTTCTTGACTCTCATCGACAAGTCCTGCCGCCCTTTCCGTCCAATTTCAGGAAAATCGCGTTCCTCGACAAGACAGCCTGCGATGAGCTCCTGAAAAACGTCACGGTCACGGTTCTCTGTGACGTCACCAGCCCGCTCCTCGGTCCCGACGGCGCCACCATGGTTTTCAGCGCACAAAAAAACGCCTCCCCCGCCGAGCAGCTTCTGCTGGAGGAGGGGCTCACACATTATGCAGATATCGTTGAACGGTATACGGAAACCGGTCTCCATGAAATCCCCGGCTCCGGTGCTGCCGGCGGACTGGGGTTCGGCCTCCTTGCGTTCTGTCATGCGGAGATACGCTCCGGCATCGACGCTGTTCTGGATCTTCTGGAGTTCGACCGCAGGCTTGCGGGCGCTGATCTCGTCGTCACCGGAGAAGGTCGGATTGACGGTCAGACGGCCGGCGGCAAAGCCTGTCAGGGCGTCGCGCGCCGGTGCAGAGCCGCCGGCGTCCCCTGCGTCGCCGTGTGCGGCGACCGGACGCCCGATGCGGATCTTCTTTTGTCCCGGGGCCTGACTGAAATCGTCACTCTGCGCGGCAGCCGCAGCATCGAGGACGCGATTAAAAATGCCGCTCCGCTGCTTCGCGAAACCGCGACAGACGTCTTCCGGCGCGCGGAACAGAACCGTCTCGCCGGACTTACGTTGTTTCCTACGATTTCCGATCCTGCAGAGCAGTGA
- a CDS encoding biotin transporter BioY — protein sequence MNRNRTQYLILTALFTALTAVGAFIRIPVGPTPITLQLLFIALAGVLLGPRWGALSQLLYVGMGLAGVPVFTGGGGLSYVFSPSFGYLIGFIFVPVIIGFITQRETRPGFLRIFLATMLGIFVCYCIGVPYMYIIMRNVMNVDISFARTVMIGFAVFIPGDIAKSLITGYLGKRLVPAIRRSTAGAEKEQRKQRAA from the coding sequence ATGAACAGAAACCGTACACAATACCTGATTCTGACTGCTTTGTTCACGGCGCTGACGGCAGTCGGAGCGTTCATCAGAATTCCGGTGGGACCGACGCCGATTACGCTTCAGCTCCTGTTTATCGCACTGGCCGGGGTTCTGCTGGGGCCCCGGTGGGGAGCGCTGTCCCAGCTCCTCTATGTGGGGATGGGACTGGCCGGCGTGCCGGTTTTCACCGGAGGCGGAGGGCTTTCCTATGTGTTCAGCCCCAGCTTCGGATATCTCATCGGGTTTATCTTTGTGCCCGTCATCATTGGGTTTATCACTCAGAGGGAGACAAGGCCGGGATTCCTGCGGATTTTCCTGGCGACTATGCTGGGAATCTTCGTTTGCTACTGCATCGGCGTTCCATATATGTACATAATTATGCGGAATGTGATGAACGTGGACATCAGTTTTGCCCGGACAGTCATGATCGGATTCGCGGTATTCATTCCGGGAGACATCGCCAAGAGCCTGATTACGGGATACCTTGGAAAACGGCTGGTGCCGGCCATTCGGAGAAGCACCGCCGGAGCGGAGAAGGAACAAAGAAAACAGCGGGCGGCGTAG